The window ATGAAACAAAAAACCTTATTGATAAAAAAAGAATAGCAAATATTCCTAAAGATTCCTATTTAATCAATGCCTCACGTGGAGATATAATAGAAAAAGAAGCATTTATTGAAGCATTAAAAAATAAACATATAAAATCAGCTGCCCTTGATGTGTTTTGGGAGGAACCAACTGATCCTAGAGATCCTATTTTGGGATTTGATAATTTATTGTTAACTCCCCACATAGCAGGTGTTACGGATATATCATATGAACATATATCAGAAAAAGTATTGGAAAATATAAAAAAGATAATGAATAAGGAAGTTCCCGTTAATTGTGTTAATATAGAGTACAAAAAATATAGCAACTATAGATAAGTTTAATACATTATTAATTGGAGATTAAATTTTTCCATGTTGGTGCTGTCAAAAAAGAATCTTCTGCATGTTCTTCTAAGGTTAAAAACAATTTATAAGGCATACTAACTGTTAAATATTGTCCTTTGAGCGAATGTTTTAAATTAAGCCTGGCTGATATATCAGTTAGTCCTATTACTGCTTTAGGATTTTCTGATTTGCCCTCATTATATGTTAGAATACCTATTTGTTGGCATGCTGCTGCTTGTGGGGCAATTACATTATTTAAGCCGTCTCTAAAATAGTTTGACAGTATTATAAGGGCTGATAGTTGATCTGCATTAACAATGAATGAAACAGATCCAATATTCTCATCTTTTTCTGTTAGACTTAATGGTTTAAAAGTTACAAATTTATAGTCTATATCTGTTATAGGAAGATCCTTTTCAACAAAGTTTTTTACAAGTTCTGGATCTTCTTTAAGTCTTTCTCCATTTGCAAATTTTTCATATAAGGGTTCACTTATTTTACCTTCAAGATTCTTTAGCAAGGCTCTGCCTTTTTTGCTTTCTTTATTACCCTTTGATAAAAACGAATAAAAGCAATCTAATCCACCGGGAAATTCTTTATAATAATTACCAAAACCCAATCCAACAGCACCACCCCAGCAGCCAAAAGTCTTTCTACTAACTT of the Deferribacterota bacterium genome contains:
- a CDS encoding DUF169 domain-containing protein — its product is MEYKLKDYLKLDYDAVALAFTNNKLEKAISFKEGKYACVMYLFASAAKGKIAQVSRKTFGCWGGAVGLGFGNYYKEFPGGLDCFYSFLSKGNKESKKGRALLKNLEGKISEPLYEKFANGERLKEDPELVKNFVEKDLPITDIDYKFVTFKPLSLTEKDENIGSVSFIVNADQLSALIILSNYFRDGLNNVIAPQAAACQQIGILTYNEGKSENPKAVIGLTDISARLNLKHSLKGQYLTVSMPYKLFLTLEEHAEDSFLTAPTWKNLISN